From Caulobacter segnis, a single genomic window includes:
- a CDS encoding glycoside hydrolase family 3 protein produces the protein MGSMKTKTLCVALAASTFLSGAAMAQTGPQEANSSTAHPAKWPAAKSQGLVDQATEAFVTDLMAKLTLEEKVGQVIQADIGSIKPEDLKTYPLGSILGGGSSPPLGAPDRSPQKPWVDTAKAFREAAAQRPGGTHVPLMFGIDAVHGDNNVVGAVLFPHNIALGAARDPELIRRIGKATAYETSAAGFDWAFGPTLAAPRDDRWGRTYEGYSEDPAIIRQYAGEMILGLQGAVSPFTGGGGGVIQQGHVAASAKHFLGDGGTENGVDQGNTKVSEDELIRVHAQGYVPAINAGTLTIMASFNSWNGQKMHGNKSLLTDVLKGKMGFDGFIVGDWNGHGQVQGCKPTDCPASINAGLDMFMAPDSWKALYANTLAEVKSGVIPMARLDDAVRRILRVKAKMGLFQAARPYEGREGVIGSPEHRAIAREAVRKSLVLLKNDGVLPVKASATVLVAGSGADDIGKQSGGWTLSWQGTGNTNADFPNAESIYAGVKTAVEAGGGSATLSVDGSFDKKPDVAIVVFGENPYAEGVGDLKTSLEYQPGAKTDLALLKSLKAKGVPVVAVFLSGRPLWVNPEINASDAFVAAWLPGSEGGGVADVLVGDKAGKPRNDFHGKLSFSWPKRADQFHLNKGDKGYDPLFAYGYGLTYARPGKVGKLSEVSGVKAVADNAVSYFVGGKTPAPFAFRASPSTAVRLAPVDAGNVQEAGRQITFAGDTPARLAIVGDKPLDLSFQTNAEMVLAFDYRLDAPATQPVVLAMGAGRLDVTPPAGTPTGQWASVKIPLKCFQAAGTDVTKVVAPFELATAGAFKVSIANVKLTTDPAGAVCPPTAR, from the coding sequence TTGGGGAGTATGAAGACCAAGACCCTGTGCGTCGCCCTGGCGGCGTCGACCTTTCTGTCTGGCGCGGCGATGGCCCAGACCGGGCCCCAAGAGGCCAATTCCAGCACCGCCCATCCCGCCAAGTGGCCGGCCGCCAAGAGCCAAGGCCTGGTCGACCAGGCCACCGAGGCCTTCGTCACCGACCTGATGGCCAAGCTGACCCTGGAAGAGAAGGTCGGTCAGGTCATTCAGGCCGATATCGGCTCGATCAAGCCCGAGGACCTCAAGACCTATCCGCTGGGCTCGATCCTGGGCGGGGGCAGCTCGCCGCCGCTGGGCGCGCCCGACCGCTCGCCGCAGAAGCCCTGGGTCGACACCGCCAAGGCGTTCCGCGAGGCCGCGGCCCAGCGTCCGGGCGGGACGCACGTGCCGTTGATGTTTGGCATCGACGCCGTGCATGGCGACAACAATGTCGTCGGAGCCGTGCTCTTCCCGCACAATATCGCGCTGGGCGCGGCCCGTGATCCCGAGCTGATCCGCCGCATCGGCAAGGCCACCGCCTACGAGACCTCGGCCGCCGGCTTCGACTGGGCGTTCGGCCCGACCCTGGCCGCGCCGCGCGACGACCGCTGGGGCCGCACCTACGAGGGTTATTCGGAAGATCCCGCCATCATCCGCCAATATGCCGGCGAGATGATCCTGGGTCTGCAGGGCGCGGTCAGCCCCTTTACGGGAGGAGGGGGCGGCGTGATCCAGCAGGGCCACGTGGCGGCCAGCGCCAAGCACTTCCTGGGCGACGGCGGCACCGAGAACGGCGTCGACCAAGGGAACACCAAGGTTTCCGAGGACGAGCTGATCCGCGTCCACGCCCAGGGCTATGTGCCGGCCATCAACGCCGGGACCCTGACCATCATGGCCTCGTTCAACAGCTGGAACGGCCAGAAGATGCACGGCAACAAGAGCCTGCTGACCGACGTGCTGAAGGGCAAGATGGGCTTCGACGGCTTCATCGTCGGCGACTGGAACGGCCACGGCCAGGTGCAGGGCTGCAAGCCCACCGACTGCCCGGCCTCGATCAACGCCGGCCTCGACATGTTCATGGCCCCCGACAGCTGGAAGGCGCTGTACGCCAACACCCTGGCCGAGGTGAAGTCGGGCGTGATCCCGATGGCCCGGCTGGACGACGCGGTCCGCCGCATCCTGCGGGTCAAGGCCAAGATGGGCCTGTTCCAGGCCGCCCGTCCCTATGAGGGCCGCGAGGGCGTGATCGGTTCGCCCGAGCACCGCGCCATCGCCCGCGAGGCGGTGCGCAAGTCGCTGGTCCTGCTCAAGAACGACGGCGTCCTGCCGGTGAAGGCCAGCGCGACCGTGCTGGTCGCCGGCTCGGGCGCGGACGACATCGGCAAGCAGTCGGGCGGCTGGACCCTGTCGTGGCAGGGCACGGGCAACACCAACGCCGACTTCCCGAATGCGGAGTCGATCTATGCCGGCGTCAAGACCGCGGTCGAGGCCGGCGGCGGCTCGGCGACCCTGTCGGTGGACGGCTCGTTCGACAAGAAGCCCGACGTGGCCATCGTCGTCTTCGGTGAAAATCCGTATGCGGAGGGTGTCGGCGACCTCAAGACCTCGCTGGAGTATCAGCCGGGCGCCAAGACCGACCTGGCCCTGCTCAAGAGCCTGAAGGCCAAGGGCGTGCCGGTGGTGGCCGTGTTCCTCAGCGGCCGGCCGCTGTGGGTCAATCCCGAGATCAACGCTTCAGACGCCTTCGTGGCCGCCTGGCTGCCGGGCTCGGAAGGCGGCGGCGTCGCCGACGTGCTGGTGGGCGACAAGGCCGGCAAGCCGCGCAACGACTTCCACGGCAAGCTGTCGTTCAGCTGGCCCAAGCGCGCCGACCAGTTCCACCTGAACAAGGGCGACAAGGGGTATGACCCGCTGTTCGCCTATGGCTATGGCCTGACCTACGCCAGGCCCGGAAAGGTCGGCAAGCTTTCGGAAGTCTCGGGCGTGAAGGCCGTGGCCGACAACGCCGTGAGCTACTTCGTCGGCGGCAAGACCCCGGCGCCGTTCGCGTTCAGGGCCTCGCCGTCGACGGCGGTGCGGCTGGCGCCGGTCGACGCCGGCAACGTCCAGGAGGCCGGTCGCCAGATCACCTTCGCGGGCGACACGCCGGCCCGGCTGGCCATCGTCGGCGACAAGCCGCTGGACCTGAGCTTCCAGACCAACGCCGAGATGGTCCTGGCCTTCGACTATCGCCTGGACGCCCCGGCGACCCAGCCGGTCGTGCTGGCCATGGGCGCGGGCCGGCTGGACGTCACCCCGCCGGCCGGAACCCCGACCGGCCAGTGGGCCAGTGTCAAGATCCCGCTGAAATGCTTCCAGGCCGCCGGGACCGACGTGACCAAGGTCGTCGCGCCGTTCGAGCTGGCCACGGCCGGCGCCTTCAAGGTGTCGATCGCCAATGTGAAGCTGACGACGGATCCGGCCGGGGCGGTTTGTCCGCCCACGGCGCGGTAG
- a CDS encoding flagellin — MPLNSINTNAGALIALQNLNTTNAELQVTQQRINTGKKIASAKDNGAIWAMAKTQSSTASSLNAVKDSLQRGQSTIDVALAAGDTITDLLGKMKEKALAASDTSLNTASFNALKTDYESLRDQITKAATNSKFNGVSIADGKTTKMTFLANSDGDGFTVNAQTLSLDGLGLVGTTFTDAADAKAKLSDLSDAIQTATNKLASLGTASTGLDTHLTFVGKLQDSLDAGVGNLVDADLAKESAKLQSLQTKQQLGIQALSIANQSTSSILSLFR; from the coding sequence ATGCCTTTGAACAGCATCAATACGAACGCCGGGGCGCTGATCGCCCTGCAAAATCTGAACACCACGAATGCCGAGCTGCAAGTCACTCAGCAGCGCATCAACACCGGCAAGAAGATCGCCAGCGCCAAGGACAACGGCGCGATCTGGGCGATGGCCAAGACCCAATCCTCCACCGCCTCGTCGTTGAACGCCGTGAAGGACTCGCTGCAGCGCGGTCAGTCCACGATCGACGTGGCCCTGGCCGCTGGCGACACCATCACCGACCTGCTGGGCAAGATGAAGGAAAAGGCCCTTGCCGCTTCCGACACCTCGCTGAACACCGCCTCGTTCAACGCGCTGAAGACCGACTACGAGTCGCTCCGTGACCAGATCACCAAGGCCGCGACGAACTCCAAGTTCAACGGCGTCAGCATCGCGGACGGCAAGACCACCAAGATGACCTTCCTGGCCAACTCGGATGGCGACGGCTTCACCGTCAACGCCCAGACCCTGTCGCTGGACGGCCTGGGCCTGGTCGGCACGACCTTCACCGACGCCGCCGACGCCAAGGCCAAGCTTTCGGACCTGTCGGACGCCATCCAGACGGCCACCAACAAGCTGGCCTCGCTGGGTACGGCCTCGACCGGCCTGGACACCCACCTGACCTTCGTCGGCAAGCTGCAGGACAGCCTGGACGCCGGCGTCGGCAACCTGGTGGACGCGGATCTGGCCAAGGAAAGCGCCAAGCTGCAGTCGCTGCAGACCAAACAGCAGTTGGGCATCCAGGCCCTGTCGATCGCGAACCAGTCGACCTCGTCAATTCTGAGCCTGTTCCGCTAA
- a CDS encoding murein L,D-transpeptidase catalytic domain-containing protein produces MDLSARQRLVCERVVNVFETGSIKGKYGAISIYNDGPHRIRQITYGRSQTTEYGNLARLVDMYVKAGGAQAAGLAPYVTLIGATPLVDNAAFKALLRRAGESDPVMWATQDRFFDLAYFQPALKWATDNGFVLPLSMLVLYDSFIHSGGILPFLRSRFRELTPKKGGDEKAWIKSYVEVRNTWLATHANPDLRPSAYRTRDLLREIGRGNWDLAHLPILANGTPVDDQGAPKVPKTPAMPKPVADAAVPFLGEVEAADPPPVMGGSRTDILRRLAADFGVEAAAARLIAYRDKHRPTSDPRYWAVVDFDLHSAKPRLFLFDCVAGVASAHLCAHGRGSEGPADDGYAEVFSNEDGSNCSSLGIYHCDVTYVGEHGKTLYLDGLEATNANARRRHIVMHGADYVAPEVIKATGRIGRSLGCPAIETGDVQKLIPALQGGSLLIVWKSAGA; encoded by the coding sequence ATGGACCTGTCAGCCAGGCAGAGGCTCGTCTGCGAGCGCGTGGTCAATGTGTTCGAGACCGGGTCGATCAAGGGCAAGTACGGCGCGATCAGCATCTATAACGATGGGCCGCACCGCATTCGCCAGATCACCTACGGACGGTCCCAGACCACCGAGTACGGCAATCTGGCCCGGCTGGTGGACATGTACGTCAAGGCCGGCGGGGCCCAGGCGGCGGGGCTGGCGCCCTATGTGACGCTGATCGGCGCCACGCCGCTGGTCGACAACGCCGCCTTCAAGGCGCTGCTGCGGCGGGCGGGCGAGAGCGACCCGGTCATGTGGGCCACGCAGGACCGGTTCTTCGACCTGGCCTATTTCCAGCCCGCCCTGAAGTGGGCGACCGACAATGGCTTCGTCCTGCCGCTGTCGATGCTGGTCCTCTATGACTCCTTCATCCACAGCGGCGGAATCCTGCCGTTCCTGAGGTCGCGCTTTCGCGAGCTGACGCCGAAGAAGGGCGGCGACGAGAAGGCGTGGATCAAGAGCTATGTCGAGGTCCGGAACACGTGGCTGGCGACCCATGCCAACCCGGACCTGCGGCCGTCGGCCTATCGCACGCGCGACCTGCTGCGCGAGATCGGGCGCGGGAACTGGGACCTGGCCCACCTGCCGATCCTGGCCAACGGGACGCCGGTCGACGACCAGGGCGCGCCCAAGGTTCCCAAGACGCCCGCCATGCCCAAGCCGGTCGCCGACGCCGCCGTGCCGTTCCTGGGCGAGGTCGAGGCGGCCGATCCGCCGCCGGTCATGGGCGGCTCGCGCACCGACATCCTGCGGCGGCTGGCGGCAGACTTCGGCGTCGAGGCGGCGGCGGCGCGCCTGATCGCCTATCGCGACAAGCATCGCCCGACCAGCGATCCCCGCTACTGGGCGGTGGTCGATTTCGACCTGCACTCGGCCAAGCCGCGGCTGTTCCTGTTCGACTGCGTGGCCGGGGTCGCCTCGGCCCACCTGTGCGCTCACGGGCGCGGATCGGAAGGGCCAGCGGACGATGGTTACGCCGAGGTGTTCTCGAACGAGGACGGCTCGAACTGCTCGTCGCTCGGGATCTATCACTGCGACGTCACCTATGTCGGCGAGCACGGCAAGACGCTGTACCTGGATGGCCTGGAGGCGACGAACGCGAACGCCCGTCGCCGCCATATCGTGATGCATGGCGCCGACTACGTGGCGCCCGAGGTCATCAAGGCCACGGGCCGCATCGGCCGCAGCCTGGGCTGCCCGGCCATCGAGACGGGCGACGTGCAAAAGCTGATCCCGGCCCTGCAGGGCGGATCGCTACTGATCGTCTGGAAGTCGGCGGGCGCTTAG
- a CDS encoding carboxylesterase/lipase family protein, with protein sequence MDTPSQTRRALVTGAAALAAYAALPRAGFAAEKRSPVVTTTNGKVRGYVDGEVNVFKGLRYGADTGGARRFQAPVKPEPWTDVKDALAYGAASMQTGKGEDGETLSEDCLFLNVWTPAKVSKKDGLAGSSLNDGGKRPVMFYIHGGAYNGGSGSSPWYEGTRLAKRGDVVVVTVNHRLNAFGYLYLARLFNDPTVADSGNAGQLDLVLALQWVRDNIAAFGGDPGRVMLFGQSGGGAKIATLMAMPAAKGLFHRAATMSGQQVTAGGPFNATKRAKLFLDKLGAKDLAALRALPAEQMLNGLKAVDPVAGSGGVYMGPVLDERSLDRHPFFPDASPVGLSVPMMCGNTHDETKGFIGWDASTFPKTWDEVIARLPGQFNARIDIDPETVVAFYRRTYPNYSPADVYFAASTAGRSWKAAIIQDEERARAGAPAFAYQVNWKSPVQGGIFGAPHTIDIGLVFGTLDAKGSIVGTGPESVAMSNTMSDAFIAFARAGDPNGGSLPKWEPYTLPRRQTMVFDTTSRMEDDPRGAEREFFNRVPFTQFGT encoded by the coding sequence TTGGACACCCCCTCTCAGACTCGCCGCGCCCTGGTCACCGGCGCCGCCGCCCTGGCCGCCTACGCCGCCCTGCCGCGCGCGGGCTTCGCGGCCGAGAAGCGCTCGCCGGTGGTGACGACGACCAACGGCAAGGTGCGCGGCTATGTCGACGGCGAGGTCAACGTCTTCAAGGGCCTGCGCTACGGCGCCGACACCGGGGGCGCGCGGCGCTTCCAGGCGCCCGTCAAGCCCGAGCCCTGGACCGACGTGAAAGACGCCCTGGCCTACGGCGCGGCCTCGATGCAGACAGGCAAGGGCGAGGACGGCGAGACGCTGTCCGAGGACTGCCTGTTCCTCAACGTCTGGACCCCCGCGAAGGTCAGCAAGAAGGACGGCCTCGCGGGCTCTTCCTTGAATGACGGCGGCAAGCGGCCGGTGATGTTCTACATCCACGGCGGCGCCTATAACGGCGGCTCGGGGTCCAGCCCCTGGTACGAGGGGACCAGGCTGGCCAAGCGCGGCGACGTCGTGGTGGTCACGGTCAACCACCGCCTGAACGCCTTCGGTTACCTCTATCTGGCGCGCCTGTTCAACGACCCCACCGTGGCCGACAGCGGCAACGCCGGCCAGCTGGACCTCGTTTTGGCCCTGCAATGGGTGCGGGACAACATCGCGGCCTTCGGCGGCGATCCGGGCCGGGTGATGCTGTTTGGACAGTCGGGCGGTGGGGCCAAGATCGCCACCCTGATGGCCATGCCGGCGGCCAAGGGCCTGTTCCATCGCGCCGCGACCATGAGCGGCCAGCAGGTCACCGCCGGCGGCCCCTTCAACGCCACCAAGCGCGCCAAGCTGTTCTTGGACAAGCTGGGCGCGAAGGACCTGGCCGCCCTGCGCGCCCTGCCCGCCGAGCAGATGCTGAACGGCCTGAAGGCCGTCGATCCGGTGGCCGGCTCGGGCGGGGTCTATATGGGCCCGGTGCTGGACGAGCGGAGCCTGGACCGCCACCCGTTCTTCCCCGACGCCTCGCCGGTGGGCCTGTCCGTTCCGATGATGTGCGGCAACACCCACGACGAGACCAAGGGCTTCATCGGCTGGGACGCCTCGACCTTCCCGAAGACCTGGGACGAGGTGATCGCCAGGCTGCCGGGCCAGTTCAACGCCCGCATCGACATCGATCCCGAGACGGTGGTGGCCTTCTATCGCCGGACCTATCCCAACTATTCGCCGGCCGACGTCTATTTCGCCGCCTCGACCGCCGGCCGCTCGTGGAAGGCCGCGATCATCCAGGACGAGGAACGGGCCCGCGCCGGCGCTCCGGCCTTCGCCTACCAGGTCAATTGGAAGTCGCCCGTGCAGGGCGGGATCTTCGGCGCGCCGCACACCATCGACATCGGCCTGGTGTTCGGCACGCTGGACGCCAAGGGCTCGATCGTCGGCACGGGACCGGAGTCGGTGGCGATGTCGAACACGATGAGCGACGCCTTCATCGCCTTCGCCCGCGCTGGCGACCCGAACGGCGGGAGCTTGCCCAAGTGGGAGCCCTACACCCTGCCCCGCCGCCAGACGATGGTGTTCGACACCACCTCACGGATGGAGGACGACCCGCGCGGGGCCGAGCGCGAATTCTTCAACCGCGTGCCGTTCACCCAGTTCGGGACTTGA
- a CDS encoding sialate O-acetylesterase, whose product MRLKALILATAMGLSAPLLAAAAPLASVFSDHAVLQRDQPIRVWGKTAPRSTVVVGLAETGALVTADALGRWSAVLPARPAGGPPLTLFVKTDTGTQTVSDLVMGDVWLCSGQSNMEYPLRRALAGDGEVASAGDPDIRLLQTGKISSPAPKDDLPAGVVWNAATPETAANFSAACFFLGKDLRKSQGVPIGLIDATWGGSVIQDWISREGLTALKSYDEGLAVLDDYARDPALGQAKWAAMLDGWATAKLGAANDGHKPGLDDKAWKTMPMEQFWETNPGLETFDGVIWLRTEVTLTRAKATQGATLALGPVDDMDTTFLNGREVGATQSWNAPRNYRLAPGVLRAGRNVIAVRAIDTGGGGGTWGKAADKGLRFDDGTVAPLSGTWRYKVAAPLAQTSLPPNAPWLGASGLTTLRNGMIAPLVPYGVKGFAWYQGEANVTEADNYARLMPAMIADWRKAFGAQPFLLVQLAAFGPQKPGVQESGWAALRDVQRRVTAADPKVGMASAVDIGSPYDIHPADKARVGQRLALLARKIAYGETGLLAAGPAPLAARRDGADVVVSLDQPAVVYGAARPIGFEACDAAGCRFVDASLEGASVRLVGAGGATKVRYAWADSPIINLYGATGLPATPFELGVQ is encoded by the coding sequence ATGCGGCTGAAAGCCCTGATCCTGGCCACCGCGATGGGCCTTTCTGCCCCCCTCTTGGCCGCCGCCGCGCCGCTGGCCTCGGTGTTCAGCGACCACGCGGTGCTGCAGCGCGACCAGCCCATCCGGGTCTGGGGCAAGACGGCGCCGAGGTCCACCGTGGTGGTGGGGCTCGCCGAGACCGGCGCGCTCGTCACCGCCGACGCCCTGGGCCGCTGGAGCGCCGTCCTGCCCGCGCGTCCGGCCGGCGGGCCGCCTCTCACCCTGTTCGTGAAGACCGACACCGGAACCCAGACCGTCTCGGACCTGGTCATGGGCGACGTCTGGCTGTGCTCGGGCCAGTCGAACATGGAATATCCGCTGCGCCGCGCCCTGGCCGGCGACGGCGAGGTGGCCAGCGCGGGCGACCCCGACATCCGGCTGCTGCAGACCGGCAAGATCAGCAGTCCCGCGCCGAAGGACGACCTGCCGGCCGGCGTCGTCTGGAACGCCGCCACCCCCGAGACGGCGGCCAATTTCAGCGCCGCCTGCTTCTTCCTGGGCAAGGACCTGCGCAAATCCCAGGGCGTCCCCATCGGCCTGATCGACGCGACCTGGGGCGGCTCGGTGATCCAGGACTGGATCAGCCGCGAGGGCCTGACGGCGCTGAAGTCCTATGACGAGGGCTTGGCGGTTCTCGACGACTACGCCCGCGACCCGGCCCTGGGCCAGGCCAAGTGGGCCGCCATGCTGGACGGCTGGGCGACCGCCAAGCTGGGCGCGGCCAACGACGGCCACAAGCCCGGCCTGGACGACAAGGCGTGGAAGACCATGCCGATGGAGCAGTTCTGGGAGACCAATCCCGGCCTCGAGACCTTCGACGGCGTGATCTGGCTGCGCACCGAGGTCACCCTGACCAGGGCCAAGGCGACGCAGGGCGCCACCCTGGCCCTGGGTCCGGTCGACGACATGGACACCACCTTCCTCAACGGCCGCGAGGTCGGGGCGACCCAGAGCTGGAACGCGCCCCGGAACTACCGCCTCGCGCCGGGCGTGCTGAGAGCCGGCCGCAACGTCATCGCCGTCCGGGCTATCGACACCGGCGGCGGCGGCGGAACCTGGGGCAAGGCCGCCGACAAGGGGCTGAGGTTCGACGACGGGACCGTCGCGCCGCTGAGTGGGACCTGGCGCTACAAGGTCGCCGCGCCCTTGGCCCAGACCTCGCTGCCGCCCAACGCGCCGTGGCTGGGGGCCAGCGGCCTGACCACCCTGCGCAACGGCATGATCGCGCCGCTGGTCCCCTACGGGGTCAAGGGTTTCGCCTGGTACCAGGGCGAGGCCAATGTCACCGAGGCCGACAACTACGCCCGCCTGATGCCGGCCATGATCGCCGACTGGCGGAAAGCCTTCGGGGCTCAGCCGTTCCTGCTGGTCCAGCTGGCCGCCTTCGGACCTCAGAAGCCGGGCGTCCAGGAGTCCGGCTGGGCCGCCCTGCGCGACGTCCAGCGCCGGGTGACGGCTGCCGATCCCAAGGTCGGCATGGCCAGCGCGGTCGACATCGGCTCGCCCTACGACATCCACCCGGCCGACAAGGCCCGCGTCGGCCAGCGCCTGGCCTTGCTGGCGCGCAAGATCGCCTATGGCGAGACCGGTCTGCTGGCCGCCGGCCCGGCCCCGCTGGCGGCCCGTCGCGACGGCGCCGACGTGGTGGTGAGCCTGGACCAGCCCGCCGTCGTCTACGGCGCGGCCCGCCCGATCGGCTTCGAGGCCTGCGACGCGGCCGGCTGCCGCTTCGTCGACGCCAGCCTCGAGGGGGCGAGCGTGCGCCTCGTGGGCGCGGGCGGCGCGACCAAGGTCCGCTACGCCTGGGCCGACAGCCCGATCATCAACCTGTACGGAGCGACCGGCTTGCCGGCGACGCCGTTCGAGCTGGGGGTTCAGTAG
- a CDS encoding flagellin, translated as MALNSINTNSGALIALQNLNSTNSELQVTQQRINTGKKIASSKDNGAVWAMAKTQQGTSNSMNAVKDSLQRGQSTIDVALAAGDTITDLLGKMKEKALAASDTSLNTASFNALKTDYESLRDQIEKAATNAKFNGVSIADGKTTKLAFLANSDGDAFTVNAKTLTLDGLGLAGTTFTSAADAKTKLTDLADAIQTATNKLASLGTASTGLDTHLTFVGKLQDSLDAGVGNLVDADLAKESAKLQSLQTKQQLGIQALSIANSSSSSILSLFR; from the coding sequence ATGGCGCTGAACAGCATCAACACGAACAGCGGGGCCCTGATCGCCCTGCAGAACCTCAACAGCACGAACTCTGAGCTGCAGGTCACCCAGCAGCGCATCAACACCGGCAAGAAGATCGCCAGCTCCAAGGACAACGGCGCCGTCTGGGCCATGGCCAAGACGCAGCAAGGCACGTCCAACAGCATGAACGCCGTGAAGGACTCGCTGCAACGCGGTCAGTCCACGATCGACGTCGCGCTGGCCGCTGGTGACACCATCACCGACCTGCTGGGCAAGATGAAGGAAAAGGCCCTGGCCGCTTCCGACACCTCGCTGAACACCGCCTCGTTCAACGCGCTGAAGACGGACTACGAGTCGCTGCGCGACCAGATCGAGAAGGCCGCCACGAACGCCAAGTTCAATGGCGTCAGCATCGCCGACGGCAAGACCACCAAGCTGGCCTTCCTGGCCAACTCGGACGGCGACGCCTTCACCGTCAACGCCAAGACCCTGACGCTGGACGGCCTGGGCCTGGCCGGCACGACCTTCACCAGCGCCGCCGACGCCAAGACCAAGCTGACCGACCTGGCCGACGCCATCCAGACCGCCACCAACAAGCTGGCCTCGCTGGGTACGGCCTCGACCGGCCTCGACACCCACCTGACCTTCGTCGGCAAGCTGCAGGACAGCCTGGACGCCGGTGTGGGCAACCTGGTCGACGCCGATCTGGCCAAGGAAAGCGCCAAGCTGCAGTCGCTGCAGACCAAGCAACAGCTGGGCATCCAGGCCCTGTCGATCGCGAACTCCTCAAGCTCGTCGATCCTCAGCCTTTTCCGCTAA